CATAACACACACAGTACAGGAACATCGCCCATTAAAAAAGTGAATTGCTTCTTGAAGCCTAGGAACTCTTGCTTGGAGACGTCGCTAATGCGACTTAGGAACTGTGATACATCTGCTTAAATTCAAAATAGCACAAGCTTCGGTGCTACCTCTGCGCTTCACATCCCTTTAGTAATGTTTTATTTACTCCATCACGCAAATGCCCGAATGTCCTATTGTGCACCAGGCAGCTTATCTGACATTAGGAACTTTCAGAACCTCTTGAGATGGTGTCAGTGCTGCCCCATGTTTATCAAATTGCATCAGACATTCGGAGGTAGACCCAGACGGTCACTTAGCTTACACAGACAGGTGCAGTGAGGTAGTTGGCTGCCGTTGGACGGCTCAGTGAAGATGTATGAAACTAAGTCTTTAAAACCACAAACAGTTATGCAATGGCTTCAAGTGGAAAAGTTAATGGTAGGAACATCAACCACATGTAGCAAGTAGCCATGAAAGTTATGCGTAGGAACTATGAAATTCAAGTGGCACAAATTCCAGAGAAACTCCATGCACACTAGTGCAAAAATTTGCAGTGCATGGGAGCTATGAAAATGCTGTCCTCATAGCTTCAGAATGCAGCCTGGAATCAAGCTCACTGCAGTGGCTTTACACACTAATGCAGACACCACCATTGAATTCCAGGATGCATATAAGAAAGCTGATGCATCCCACAAATTCGCAGCAATTAAAGGACAGTGCCAACCAAGGTAAAACCTTGGTTGGCAATATCTTAATTACCATGGTCTCTCCTGACTAGATGCAATTCTGTCTTTGCACCCACTAATAGAGCCAGCTAACAGATACAACACTTGCATTCCTTGACATGTTAGCTTTACACTAGCAGCAGTCAATAGCTAAAGAAATACCAGCTCACTTTTTAGTGAGCCAATGCTTCACAGTGCTAATGTTAATTGCTTGTACAAAGTGTGACAACACAGTACACAACAATGCATGCAAGATAACCAAAACAGACTTCATAAGCCCAAAACAAAAAGCAAGTGACATGCTTTGCTCTTACCAGCTGCATGGCAGCTTAGCTTGAACAAAGCTAAAAGACAAATGCCAAGCTTTGGGTTAATGCTAATGCTGAAGTTTAAAATCTGGAGCCTTTGACTagctactgttgctttgagacATACCCTCCAGTCAACGAATAAAAAATCAGAAGTACAAGAAAGCATGCAGTTATGGTCACTAGACCCACGAAAGCAACTGAAATAATTGGAAACAAAATGGGAAACAGTCATGCCATTTGATAAAAACTCAGGAACTTTATTCTCGTATCACAAACTTTATAAAAATAGCATAGCATAAAACAAGGCAGAATTACAATTCCTGAGAATCTGCCTCTGAAACTTCGCCAAAGCAGCACTGTCTGCCAGCACTGCtggcaaaaagaaaagcattAAAAACTTTCAAGATCATTCTTCCATAATGTGCTCAGTTTACAGCACTCAAGCAATATGAAAGGTTTGGAATGTTCACTAGTTCCTGGAAAGCTTCGCCAAGTAGTTCAATGCATTAAATGTAGCTTACAGCAAGAAAATTTAGCAGCTTGGGTGCCAGGAATATCTAAAAATCTAATGGCGTCAAAGACCTACATTAAGCACACTACGTTTTCCTAtaccaagcattttttttttttggccatcaGTGAGTACATAGTGTGCTGCTTTGCCTCAAagccaggggaaaaaaaagattgcaaaaATGCCCGTCATTTATCACAGAACGCTCCTTTTAAAGCCAAACAAGCATTTAAAAAGGGAGTTATGCAAATTGCAAACAAGTGAACACATACATGCATTTGCacctaaaaacaaacaaacaaaacctCTGTAGAGAAAAAATGCAAAAGAGACGTGCTTGAACTGCAACAGGGCTTTGCAGCACAACTCAGATCTTTCACAATGAGCATCAGGCAATGCAAATGCAGACTGACCAAGGTCTCTACAGCATGCAATGCTTTTTCTTTAGTGCTATTAAGTGTACAGTTCGGCACTTGTCAAGAGCAGCCAGTCCTGAGTAACAGCCTCGCGGGCAAAAAAATTAAACATCTGGACTACAATACAAAAACACATTGATCAAACAATTTCAAGCACAATCAAAAGTACCTCCAGTGGCAATGGAGTTGACAcactgaaacaaaaacaaaatgagtAAAAGCTCTTATTTGCCACCAGTGACAATGATAAACTAATTTCTCACAATTGGCATAGGTTTTCTTCCACACCTGAGGCATATTTGTAGTTTCTGCAGCATGATACTTTTTTTGTACATTTAGAAGGAACCTTATGGTATGGCACATAGGAACTTCACTCTTGTGAAAACACAGACTATCAGGCCAGTGCAACACAGAGTATAAAATCGACAATACTGTATAAAATAGGAACTTGTTGGGTTGCTTTAGAACCTCGAATGTTTAGTCATTCAGACACGCTTTGCAAACCTGTGACCACACAAATGAGAACACTCGAGATGTTAAAAAGTGCCGTACTTCTGCTGGGCAGGTACTCCGAGGCAATAAAATCGCATATAAAACTGATGTGGCAAGAGCAGCTGCATTGCCTTACATTATTGCACAATTCATAGTGGCTTATGCACATGGGCCAGGGACCCAGAATGCTCTTCACACCTGACTAGCGTGCTTGATTCTCCATCAGGCCCACATTTTTGAACAGGTTTAGAATAGCAACTACAAGGCCTCTCCAAAACAAGCAAAGCATCAGGCACATATAAGAACAAAATTCTTTCCATTACAAGAAAAACAAAGTGCAACAAAAGGTGGGAACACAAAAGGTGTTGAAATCACTAGCAGCCACATAGACCTGATCACATCCTTACATCTTCAGAAGAGCTGCACCCTGTTGTTGCCAAAGTCGACAACAACGATTCGGCCTTCAGGAGAGATGCAGAGCCCCGAAGGAAGGTCCAGTTGGCCAGGCTCCTGACCTTGGGAGCCAAAGCAGGCGAGCAGCTTGCCATCAGGCCGGAACACCTGCAGCCGGTGGTTGCGAGAGTCGGCTACCACAATGTGACCTTCCAGATCAACAGCCACGCCCTGGGGTCGCTGGAACAGGCCTGGCTCCTTCCCTTCACCACCCAGATAGCTTGCAGACTGAAAATCGGGCCGGATCACAAGCACTCTGTGGTTGTTGAAGTCGGTGACTACCACATGACCGTCGCCAATGAAGGCCACACCACGTGGCGAGTCAAACTGCTTCCACAAGGGCCCCTCAAAGCCATACTTGTTCAAAAAGGTTCCATCTGCCTGGAACAGCTGCACTCGATGGTTGCGAGTATCTGACACCAAGATGTGTCCTTCAGAGTTGACTGCAACATCCCATGGGTAGTTGAATTGACCACTCTTGCTGCCCCATTCGCCAAATGTTAGAAGAAAAGTGCCCCGAGAGTCAAAAACTTGCACCCGATGGTTGTCCTTATCAGCAACAACAATTCGCCCTCCGTGGCTTTCATCCCAGGCTACTCCAGCAGGCCGATCAAATTGACCTGGCAGTTCTCCACGAGTGCCAAACTTAAGGCGGAAGGTTCCATCTGCATTGAACACTTGGATGCGATTGTTGCTCCTGTCTGCAACAATGATGTGACCTTGGGAGTCCGTGCATACACCCCAGGGACGACAGAGCTGGCCGTCACCACTGCCCTCAGTGCCAATCACGAGGCTAGGCTCGCCGATGGCCGCGTAGTTGCGACTGGCACGCACAGAAACTGCAAATGGGCTCCTCTGAATATCTGCTCCACGCAACAGGACACGGACGATGTGCGTACCCTCCTGCTGTGGCTGAAAGGTCACCTGGTAGGTGCCGTCGTGGCGATCGACAACGTCGGCGCGGCATAGGGTTCCGTCCGGGGCGCGCACCGTCACCTGGACCGGGTCCCCACCCAGAAGTCGAGACTCGCCCAAGTGGTCGCGCGCGTGGACCGTGAATGTAGCGCTACGGCCGCGAACGGCACGCACTAGCGACTCGCCAGACGCGCTCGAGTTGGGTCCGTATCCGGCGCTGCTGAGAAAGCCTAAAGTGCCAATAGCTGCCAGCAACGCGCCGTCGGGTGCAGTAAACTCAATATGGTCGTCCTCGGCAGGCTCGGTTGGTGCGTCTCGAGCCTCTTGCAGCTGTGCTTGGgcttcacgacgcgctcgcagcAAATCCAGATCGTCACCTGCCTGCTGCAGGTCGCTGGCGGCTCGTTCCAGACGCTCAAGCTTCGCGCTCAGCTGGTCACGTTGCCGTTTAAGCGCCTGCTCTTTCACTTGCTGTGCCTGGTCAAGCCGCTGCAACAGGTCTCGCTCGCGCTGGTTCAGAGCGACGCGGTGGCGTCCAGCAGTACTGCGTACTTCAGCGGCTACATTTTGGGTACGCACACGCAAGCGTTCCGACATGCGGCGGGAGCGTTCCATGCTCTCTTGGAGGACAGTAACGACGGAGCGCATATCGGCCAGGGTAGACGGTACAGCTGTGCGCGCGCTGTTCAGCGCATCCTGCAGGTACACCAGGCTATGAGATCCGTGTTCCTTGACAGTGCAGTCACTGCAGAGAGCTTCGCAGCATGTCTCGCAGTAAAGCCGCAACACCTGACAGTCGTGGCGGTCGGACCAGGATTGATTAAGGCCTGTTTGGCTGTCTGCAGGTGGCATGGCCGACGCCGCGGTGCAGTCGGAGGAGACGCTCACGATTTCGTGGTCTTTGGTGAGACGTACCCGCTGGTGGGCCCAAACACAGTTGTCGCAGAGTAGCTCGTTGTTGCAGTCTCGGCAGCGTCCCGAAGCCCGTTTGCCTTCATTGCAGTTGCTGCAGGCGCTGTAATCGTAGTCCTCGTGGACAACATTCAGAATGTTACTGATGAGAATCGACTGAGATAGAGCGTAAAGATTTTCTTGGCAAACAGGGCACTTGTAGCCGACCACGTCGCAACCTTTGTCGGGAACTTCGTCGAGGCACTTCAGGCATACTGCGTGGAAGCATGGCAGGACGGTGAAGTCGCGCCGACTGCTGCTACTATGGCAGCGAACGCACTGAGCCGTTGGCATTTCCGCCCGAGAAAAAGAAGACGCGACTGGGCTAAAGCGTGGCTCACGCTGCTGTACCTCTTGCATGTTGACCGTCAGCAGGCCTCGGGGCTAAGCGCTCGGATGTAAAGTTCGTCTTAAACCCAACAATTTCTCACGGCAGGCGTTTCAGGCTCAATTTGTCGGCGGCAGAAACGTCGTTCACAGGACATCGACGCTGAACAGTGGTGCGGCCAGCTCCTGGGATAAAGGGGGTGGATTCCTTGTGTTAGAGTTACGTTACATGACCAGCTATAGCACTGCGTCGACTGccactgaaagcagcagcagcagatatGGTTAGACGCACCTTGCGTGCACACCGACGCTGCAACACTTTTCCAGCCTTTCCCTCTTGCCCTCTTGCTCAGGCTTGGGTCTCTTTTTCCACTCGCACACAAAAGCGCAGAAGATAACCGCAGACGCGCTTGGCACGTCGCCTAGCGACATAAACGATAATCAGTGCCGGTTTTTACCAGTGTTGTTAGCATTCTTAAATTTAAGGAATATTAATaatacaaacaaatatattaaaaATGCGGCAAAAAAGTAAGAATGCAAAATATATTCTTAAATTACCTTAAATAGCTGTCCAAAAGTAAGAGCACGTGCCGAAACTGGCCGAACATGCGTCACCGACTCGACGGCTTTGAAGTGTGCAATGGCGCTCGTATCCTTGCTCTGCATTCCTTCGTGCCATGGGCGCGCCAGTTATTCTGTGCGCAGATAACCAACATTGTGGCTCCAGCGCTGTTTAGTCAGGGAGTTGGCTGTACGTGCACTGTGTCGTGAACGCGCAAGTGTATATTTGCGATTCTCAAAGTCACCTAGCTCGCGTAAACGTATCAGCGTTTGAGGCAAAGGCAATGCGCAACATGTAGTAACAGTCGCTACATCTTGCGCCGCAATCCTTGCCGTACGTTAACATTCAAAACAGTGTTTGTATAGCTTTAAGAACGTGGGCAGCGGAACCTGATAGTTATTATGCTGACAACAGCCTCTGCGCGCTAAAACTACTGGCTAAAATCGGATATGGACCACCGATAGGCCGTGGTTAAATGGGTTTCGAAAGATTATCTTTGATGCAGAACAAAAAGACCGTGGCGCATTATTCAGAGAACATGTTCTCCATCTCTCTTTTAGAAATCAATGCTTACTTCTCGTAGAAATACATCAAGCGAAAAATGTTAGCATGGTCACTTAGCAACCAAGCAGCCGTAAAAATGTTAAAACTGAAAAGTATACGGGTTCGATTGAGGAATGAGACTCAATCACAGATCAATAAAAATTTTGGAAACACCTACAAAACATTTCGTAGATCTACGCAGACATTTATTAATAGTGTAAAGCGATCCCTTAAAGGCTCGCAAAAATTTATGAATGCCATCTTTAGCTGATGCTGCAGTCTTCAGAGAGATCAAGTCAGCTTAAAgtttagtgactgttggaataCGTTGAGAaagctcgccgctggctgctgtGGCAGTTGCACCCTCTACCAAGGTTCACTGCGCCTTTGTTAATGACAGGCTTTATGACATTGCTGAAAACATTTATGAGACTCGCTAGTACCTACACTGGATCTACTTACCGTATGCTTAGTTTCACATTAGCATGTCTAACCACTTGCCCATGGGGATTCCTTCTAGTTGTTTATGAATGCCCTACGGTGACACCCCGAGGGGGACATCACTGGAGGACATTACACAAGTGCGTCAGTCCATGCCTACAAAGTTCCTTGCTGCTATAGCATCTGCATCTGCTACCATGGTTCTCCACACCTTTGTTAATTATAGGCTCCAGGATTTCACCAGACACACTTTAAGGGGCTCATTAGCATCTGCATGTGCTCTGCTCGTTACCTGCAAAGCTTTCTCCTGCTACGTCTAGTTTGCTGCCTTCATGGGTTCTTTGAACATTATGTGTGCATGCTGGTGACCGTGCGGGGGATAGATGTGTAAAAGCATGAGTGAGGTCTTAACAGCTGATGCTATAAAACAAATAACCAAACTGATAACAAGCATGTAGTTTTCGACTAAACCTTATTCTGGGTTGAGGAAATAGATATGAAAAGCAGGTGCTTCTTTATACAGGTGTACAATACAAAAGCCTGAACTACTGAGTTAGGCTCTTGCTGTTTCTTCCTGTTTAATTCAAAGCAGTTGCATTTCCAGCAAGCATAGAGCATCAAGGGCCAACTGCTGCTGCCACATAGCAAAATTTACGAGACAACATTAATTATGCATATTGGCAGCTCTTGGCAAGGTGCCATTTCTTATCATTGCATAATGCTGCCCTCCAGAAAATACCTCACACAGACATGAGTAACAGAAACTGATGCAGAAGTTTTAAGATTATTGATTATTCATAATGATTCATAATTATTGAGTGCAGTATCGTGGAAGTGTTTCTGTTTTTGCAGTGAATACAACACAGCTTGCACTGCCACTGGCTATCAATCATAGTTATCTCGTAGGTCAGTGCCCTCTTGCAGGCCAGCTTTATTAGCTTGTTCCTTAACCATTTTGTAATTCACATATTTCCATGCAAAAGTGAGCTGCagctgaacatttttttttttcacatgtctCAAGAAGGAACAAGCTAACTGAGGGGAACCTCCAAGCTTCAGGTGGAAGCATTACCAGGCATGTGGTGGAAATACAAACATCCTGATCACACACAGTTAGGCTCAATAATCAACATGACCATTGTGAAAGCAATATCACCTGTTGCATGCCTGTAGTACAAAAGTGAGAACTAGCCCCTTCATGGAAGTGGAGAAATCACAATGAAAAGGCACACTCTTAGAATCATTTAGCTGTAACATATATGGTTCTGTCAACAAAGTGAGCTTGAATATCGCTTTGATTTGTCATATTTAATTACTGTTGTAATGAGCAAAAGCCTTCATCATTTTGTGCTAAATAGTATGAGTTAAGTGAGAAAAAAGCTGTGCCGTGGCATTGGTACTCATTCTATCACCAAACCTGCATATTAATCCATTTTCCTTAATTGTCCCTCAGATTGGCTGTATGTACGTGAAAGGGAGTAAAATAAATAACGCAATGGGAAGAACTGCTCATATGTAGTGCACAGAATGAATGCATTCAACATTATAGTGCCGCATAAAGAGTCTAATGTAACAACAAATACACACAGCATAAACTGATATACTAGTAGTATATTATCCAACAATTTCATATTTAGGTTAGGCCATGGTTCATGCTTTACTGAAGCCCTCACTGTCATTTCTCCAAAGAAGAATAATTGGCAGCTGGTCCTATAGCTTAATGGATAACTGCAG
This Dermacentor albipictus isolate Rhodes 1998 colony chromosome 1, USDA_Dalb.pri_finalv2, whole genome shotgun sequence DNA region includes the following protein-coding sequences:
- the LOC135906617 gene encoding E3 ubiquitin-protein ligase TRIM71-like, which produces MQEVQQREPRFSPVASSFSRAEMPTAQCVRCHSSSSRRDFTVLPCFHAVCLKCLDEVPDKGCDVVGYKCPVCQENLYALSQSILISNILNVVHEDYDYSACSNCNEGKRASGRCRDCNNELLCDNCVWAHQRVRLTKDHEIVSVSSDCTAASAMPPADSQTGLNQSWSDRHDCQVLRLYCETCCEALCSDCTVKEHGSHSLVYLQDALNSARTAVPSTLADMRSVVTVLQESMERSRRMSERLRVRTQNVAAEVRSTAGRHRVALNQRERDLLQRLDQAQQVKEQALKRQRDQLSAKLERLERAASDLQQAGDDLDLLRARREAQAQLQEARDAPTEPAEDDHIEFTAPDGALLAAIGTLGFLSSAGYGPNSSASGESLVRAVRGRSATFTVHARDHLGESRLLGGDPVQVTVRAPDGTLCRADVVDRHDGTYQVTFQPQQEGTHIVRVLLRGADIQRSPFAVSVRASRNYAAIGEPSLVIGTEGSGDGQLCRPWGVCTDSQGHIIVADRSNNRIQVFNADGTFRLKFGTRGELPGQFDRPAGVAWDESHGGRIVVADKDNHRVQVFDSRGTFLLTFGEWGSKSGQFNYPWDVAVNSEGHILVSDTRNHRVQLFQADGTFLNKYGFEGPLWKQFDSPRGVAFIGDGHVVVTDFNNHRVLVIRPDFQSASYLGGEGKEPGLFQRPQGVAVDLEGHIVVADSRNHRLQVFRPDGKLLACFGSQGQEPGQLDLPSGLCISPEGRIVVVDFGNNRVQLF